Proteins from one Candidatus Schekmanbacteria bacterium genomic window:
- a CDS encoding flavin reductase family protein, which yields MKKSVKIEMLWHLDKLILPFPVTIITTVDSDGNINAAPYSLAMPWCASPKNPQFMLSCNKAWHTPRNIEANGEFVVNYPTSSLCEKVAETGRFYPEGINELDYAGLNAIPSEKVSPPRIEECYQHIECRVNEKFYPSSTQVTFIADILDISINEEFLEMERIERIKAMDLPIYFGTNKIGGSIFGIVGSYETYSPDIKPKIEEK from the coding sequence ATGAAAAAAAGTGTCAAGATTGAAATGTTATGGCATCTTGATAAACTTATTCTTCCTTTCCCTGTGACAATAATTACAACTGTTGATAGTGATGGTAATATAAATGCGGCGCCATATTCTCTTGCAATGCCTTGGTGTGCTTCACCAAAAAATCCTCAGTTTATGCTAAGTTGTAATAAAGCTTGGCATACACCAAGAAACATTGAAGCAAATGGAGAATTTGTTGTTAATTATCCAACATCATCCCTCTGTGAAAAGGTGGCTGAAACAGGCAGGTTTTATCCTGAAGGGATAAATGAACTCGATTATGCAGGGCTTAATGCTATTCCCTCTGAAAAAGTTTCCCCTCCGAGAATCGAAGAATGCTATCAGCATATTGAGTGTAGGGTAAATGAAAAATTTTATCCAAGTTCAACGCAGGTTACCTTTATTGCAGACATTCTCGACATATCAATTAATGAAGAATTTTTGGAAATGGAGCGCATAGAGAGAATAAAGGCAATGGATTTGCCCATATATTTTGGGACAAATAAGATTGGCGGAAGCATTTTCGGAATTGTTGGAAGTTATGAAACATATTCGCCTGATATAAAGCCAAAAATTGAGGAAAAATAG